In Acidobacteriota bacterium, one DNA window encodes the following:
- a CDS encoding glycine--tRNA ligase subunit alpha — translation MTFQDLIQRLQSFWAGHGCIVQLPFDLEVGAGTMAPETFLRVLGPKPYRVVYPQPSRRPADGRYGENPNRLYRHTQMQVILKPAPEDVQDLYLQSLEAIGITLYDHDLKFEEDNWESPTLGAWGLGWQVMLDGLEITQFTYFQQSGGQDLNPIPVEITYGLERIAAFLQDVDSVYDIHWNATTTYREVRFLDELHSSVYSFEKADVDRLWQAFEGNERECRALLHQFRQLPAAARGRFPILAAYELCLRCSHLFNLLDARGAISVTQRVDMIQRIRSLAVGIASAYTEQQEEQVHA, via the coding sequence TTGACCTTCCAAGATCTCATCCAACGCCTTCAATCCTTCTGGGCCGGGCACGGCTGCATCGTCCAGCTCCCCTTCGATCTCGAAGTCGGCGCCGGCACCATGGCGCCCGAGACGTTTCTGCGTGTCTTAGGTCCCAAGCCCTATCGCGTGGTTTATCCACAGCCCAGCCGCCGGCCCGCCGACGGCCGCTACGGCGAAAACCCGAACCGCCTCTATCGCCACACCCAGATGCAGGTAATTCTTAAACCAGCACCTGAAGATGTACAAGACCTGTACCTGCAAAGCCTTGAGGCGATTGGGATTACGCTCTACGACCACGACCTCAAGTTTGAGGAAGACAACTGGGAATCCCCCACCTTGGGGGCCTGGGGCCTGGGTTGGCAGGTCATGCTCGATGGCCTGGAAATCACACAATTCACATATTTTCAACAATCTGGCGGCCAGGACCTCAACCCAATTCCCGTCGAGATCACCTATGGGCTGGAGCGCATTGCCGCTTTCCTCCAGGACGTCGACTCCGTCTACGACATTCACTGGAATGCGACCACCACTTATCGCGAGGTTCGTTTTCTCGACGAACTTCACAGTTCCGTCTATAGCTTCGAAAAGGCGGACGTCGACCGCCTCTGGCAGGCATTCGAAGGCAACGAGCGCGAATGCCGTGCCCTGCTGCATCAATTCCGCCAACTCCCCGCTGCCGCCCGCGGCCGCTTTCCCATCCTCGCCGCCTACGAGCTCTGCCTGCGCTGCTCGCATCTGTTCAATCTGCTCGACGCCCGCGGCGCTATCTCCGTCACCCAGCGCGTCGATATGATCCAGCGCATCCGCTCGCTCGCCGTTGGCATCGCCAGCGCCTATACCGAGCAGCAAGAGGAGCAAGTGCATGCTTAG
- a CDS encoding glycine--tRNA ligase subunit beta, with the protein MLSNTAPLLIEIGCEELPAAAVQSLAESLLQNLMQRLLDAHLTEGAPESSAWTPRRLIFRHPAIHLRQPQSEEIIAGPPVRIAFKPDGSLSAQGAGFAAKNGVSPEALFRQTTPKGEYLAVRKKTGGGAASTLLLDLIPEAIRAIPLPRSMRWDGELRFLRPVRWLLALHGETLIPFRLGSLTAAAESRGHRTLGKPRFAVASANDYPARWKKNFVIPSPADRYAAIFGPTRVPFQREDIELENTLVNLTEWPSTIVGEFDPAYLKTLPADVLITVMRDHQKYLAVGDGSGNLAPKFIAVLNQNSDPKGLIRHGNERVLRARFSDAQFFFDTDRKRSLRDRLPLLDQVTFQAKLGSYGAKAKRMQTLAAALGGNADAQQGALLAKCDLTTEMVKEFPELQGIMGGHYAHAEGLPETVATAIADQYRWDTPPRSREGAVVSLADKLDTIAGMFALGEIPTGSADPFALRRQGNGIIRTLVECQLPLSLRHAVEQTLAGYGAIAEFHPAAETLAATAAFFTERLSFYLRDARGASTNQAVAVLASGADIPLDAAQRLAALQKAPDLAAVAAVVKRARSIVRKEGGLDKWIAQGLAQPLDPAALTQPAAQALYAAVKSLPESQDYAAELQAIASLALPLERFFTEVRVNDPDPALRATRLSLLASTVARLNRIADFAELAVS; encoded by the coding sequence ATGCTTAGCAACACCGCCCCGCTGCTGATCGAGATCGGTTGCGAGGAACTTCCCGCCGCCGCCGTCCAGTCCCTGGCCGAATCGCTGCTGCAAAACCTCATGCAACGCTTGCTGGACGCTCACCTCACCGAGGGCGCCCCCGAATCCTCTGCCTGGACGCCCCGCCGCCTCATCTTCCGTCATCCGGCGATTCACTTGCGCCAGCCGCAAAGCGAAGAGATCATCGCCGGTCCGCCCGTGCGCATCGCTTTCAAACCCGACGGCAGCCTCAGCGCCCAGGGCGCTGGCTTTGCCGCCAAAAACGGCGTCAGTCCCGAAGCCCTCTTCCGCCAGACTACCCCCAAAGGCGAATATCTAGCCGTCCGCAAAAAGACCGGCGGTGGCGCCGCCAGCACGCTGCTGCTCGACCTGATTCCCGAGGCCATCCGCGCCATCCCTCTGCCGCGCTCCATGCGCTGGGACGGCGAGCTGCGCTTTCTCCGCCCTGTCCGCTGGCTCCTTGCCCTCCATGGCGAAACTCTCATTCCTTTTCGCCTCGGCTCCCTCACCGCAGCCGCCGAAAGCCGTGGCCATCGCACCCTGGGCAAACCCCGTTTCGCGGTTGCGAGCGCCAACGATTATCCCGCCCGCTGGAAAAAGAACTTCGTCATCCCTTCGCCCGCCGACCGCTACGCCGCCATCTTTGGCCCCACCCGCGTCCCCTTCCAGCGCGAAGACATCGAGCTCGAAAACACGCTCGTGAATCTCACGGAGTGGCCCAGCACCATCGTGGGCGAGTTCGACCCCGCCTACCTCAAGACTCTCCCGGCCGATGTGCTCATCACCGTCATGCGCGACCACCAGAAATATCTGGCGGTTGGCGACGGCAGCGGCAATCTGGCTCCCAAATTCATCGCCGTCCTGAACCAGAACAGCGATCCCAAGGGTCTCATTCGCCACGGCAACGAGCGCGTTCTGCGCGCCCGCTTCAGCGACGCCCAGTTCTTCTTCGACACCGACCGCAAGCGATCGCTCCGCGACCGCCTCCCGCTGCTTGATCAGGTCACCTTTCAGGCCAAGCTCGGCAGCTACGGCGCCAAAGCCAAACGCATGCAAACGCTTGCCGCCGCGCTCGGCGGCAATGCCGATGCGCAGCAAGGCGCCCTGCTCGCCAAGTGCGATCTCACCACCGAAATGGTGAAGGAGTTTCCCGAGCTGCAAGGCATCATGGGCGGCCATTACGCCCACGCCGAAGGCCTGCCGGAAACCGTCGCGACCGCCATTGCCGACCAGTACCGCTGGGACACGCCTCCGCGCAGCCGCGAAGGCGCCGTGGTCTCTCTGGCCGACAAACTCGACACCATCGCCGGCATGTTCGCTCTCGGTGAAATTCCCACCGGCTCCGCCGACCCCTTCGCTCTCCGCCGCCAGGGCAACGGCATCATCCGCACCCTGGTCGAGTGCCAATTGCCGCTCTCCCTCCGCCACGCGGTCGAGCAAACCCTCGCCGGGTACGGGGCTATTGCCGAATTCCATCCGGCCGCCGAAACCCTCGCCGCCACCGCGGCATTCTTTACGGAACGCTTGAGCTTTTACCTGCGCGACGCCCGTGGCGCCAGCACGAATCAAGCCGTCGCCGTGCTTGCGTCCGGCGCCGACATTCCCCTCGATGCCGCTCAACGTCTCGCCGCCCTGCAAAAGGCGCCCGACCTGGCCGCCGTCGCCGCCGTCGTCAAACGCGCCCGCAGCATCGTCCGCAAAGAAGGCGGCCTGGATAAATGGATCGCCCAAGGGCTCGCCCAACCTCTCGATCCCGCGGCCCTCACCCAACCCGCCGCCCAAGCCCTCTACGCTGCCGTAAAATCCCTGCCCGAATCGCAAGACTACGCCGCCGAGCTCCAGGCCATCGCCTCCCTTGCCTTGCCCCTTGAGCGTTTCTTTACCGAAGTCCGCGTCAACGACCCCGACCCAGCCCTTCGCGCCACCCGTCTCTCGCTGTTGGCCTCCACCGTCGCCCGCCTCAACCGCATCGCTGATTTTGCCGAGCTCGCCGTCTCTTAA
- a CDS encoding Gfo/Idh/MocA family oxidoreductase, whose amino-acid sequence MVSAIPVAVVGCGSFGRHHARIYAQLPGAELVGVYDANRERAEALGAPVLRSLDEVKQKAKAVSVAVPTTAHAAVAIELLQAGLDVLVEKPIAPSLQDADAMIAAAQKHSRILTVGHLERFNPAVQLVRPRVTRPLFFEVHRLSVFTPRSLDVDVLLDLMIHDLDLVLSFVKAPVTELQGVGLAVLSTHTDIANVRLTFANGCVANLTASRVSTERVRKLRFFQPAEYISLDLARRDAELFRLTSAPGAPMPALAHEHLQGGDTEPLKAEIDAFLGCVTNRDAPECDGAAARAALEVALRAAEAIRIHREGLELSARR is encoded by the coding sequence ATCGTGAGTGCGATTCCCGTTGCGGTGGTGGGCTGCGGATCGTTTGGGCGCCATCATGCGCGGATTTACGCTCAGCTGCCGGGAGCCGAGCTGGTTGGGGTCTACGACGCGAACCGGGAGCGAGCGGAAGCTTTAGGCGCGCCGGTGCTGCGTTCGCTGGATGAAGTGAAGCAAAAGGCGAAGGCCGTTTCCGTCGCTGTGCCGACGACGGCACATGCGGCGGTGGCCATCGAACTGCTGCAAGCGGGGCTGGATGTGCTGGTGGAGAAGCCGATTGCGCCATCGCTTCAGGACGCCGATGCCATGATTGCCGCGGCACAGAAGCATAGCCGCATTCTGACGGTGGGACATCTGGAGCGGTTCAATCCAGCGGTGCAGTTAGTCCGGCCGCGGGTGACGCGGCCGTTGTTTTTTGAAGTTCACCGGCTGAGCGTGTTCACGCCCCGCAGCCTCGATGTGGATGTGCTGCTGGACCTGATGATTCACGACCTCGACCTGGTGCTGAGTTTTGTGAAGGCGCCGGTCACGGAATTGCAGGGTGTGGGGCTGGCGGTGCTGAGCACGCATACCGATATCGCCAACGTGAGGCTGACGTTCGCTAACGGCTGTGTGGCGAATTTAACCGCCAGCCGGGTCAGTACCGAGCGGGTGCGGAAGCTGCGGTTTTTTCAGCCGGCGGAATACATTTCGCTCGATCTGGCGCGGCGGGATGCCGAGCTTTTCCGCCTGACGTCGGCACCTGGCGCGCCCATGCCGGCTTTGGCTCATGAACATTTGCAGGGCGGGGACACGGAACCGTTGAAGGCTGAGATCGATGCGTTTCTGGGGTGCGTAACGAACCGGGACGCGCCGGAATGCGATGGCGCGGCGGCGCGGGCAGCGTTGGAGGTGGCGCTGCGTGCGGCGGAGGCGATCCGGATTCACCGCGAGGGGCTGGAGCTATCGGCTAGGCGCTGA
- a CDS encoding LpxI family protein translates to MVVAAIKEETDPSIGEHAGEVHWLSLGQLGKLIQVFHGAGVKRAVMAGQVQHKQIFSHLRPDWKMAMLLASLATRNTDSLLGGVAKILEEEGITLESSTDFLRPLLATSGVMTARKPDEREQADLDYGFSVARHLAAADIGQSVAIAARACVAAEAMEGTDAMIQRAAGLAGGRPLTIVKVARPKQDLRYDVPVIGPRTIAAMRTAGATALGLESGLTLMLERAECLAAANAAGIAIEGRGKS, encoded by the coding sequence ATGGTAGTTGCCGCGATCAAAGAAGAGACGGACCCCAGTATTGGCGAGCATGCGGGCGAGGTGCATTGGCTGAGCCTGGGGCAGCTCGGGAAGCTGATTCAGGTATTTCATGGCGCCGGGGTCAAGCGCGCCGTCATGGCGGGGCAGGTGCAGCACAAGCAGATTTTTTCGCACTTGCGGCCGGACTGGAAAATGGCCATGCTGCTTGCTTCGCTCGCCACCCGGAACACCGATTCGCTGCTGGGCGGGGTGGCAAAGATACTGGAGGAAGAAGGGATTACGCTCGAAAGTTCAACCGACTTCCTGCGGCCGCTGCTAGCGACGTCGGGCGTGATGACGGCGCGAAAACCGGACGAGCGAGAGCAGGCGGATTTGGACTACGGTTTTAGCGTCGCGCGGCATCTGGCGGCAGCAGACATTGGCCAGAGCGTGGCCATTGCGGCGCGGGCGTGCGTGGCGGCGGAAGCGATGGAAGGGACCGACGCCATGATTCAGCGCGCGGCGGGGCTGGCGGGCGGACGGCCGCTGACCATCGTCAAAGTTGCAAGGCCGAAGCAGGACTTGCGCTACGACGTGCCGGTGATCGGGCCACGCACGATTGCCGCCATGCGGACTGCGGGCGCAACGGCGCTGGGGCTGGAGAGCGGACTGACGTTGATGCTGGAACGCGCGGAGTGCCTGGCCGCAGCCAACGCGGCGGGGATTGCCATCGAGGGACGAGGGAAATCGTGA
- a CDS encoding acyl-ACP--UDP-N-acetylglucosamine O-acyltransferase, which yields MRSPLAVIHEAARVPDSCEIGPGCVIGAGVEMGERCRLHSHVVIEGDCRIGSDNEIFPFVTIGMAPQDLTYKGEATRLEIGDHNVIHEFCSLHRGTTKGGGVTRIGSHNLLMAYCHVAHDCQLGSHIIMANGSTLGGHVHVGDHATLGALSPVHPFVRVGAHAYLGGGTITTQDVLPFAKTSATRDNHAFGANAIGLKRKGFSAERIAVLQQAFRILLNSDLNTTQAVERIRAEAWNADTEMLVEFIETSERGVIK from the coding sequence ATGAGATCTCCGCTGGCCGTCATTCATGAAGCCGCGCGGGTACCGGACTCGTGCGAGATTGGGCCGGGATGCGTCATCGGTGCGGGCGTCGAAATGGGCGAACGCTGCCGGCTGCATTCGCATGTGGTGATCGAAGGCGATTGCCGCATCGGCAGCGACAACGAAATCTTCCCTTTTGTCACGATCGGCATGGCGCCGCAGGATTTGACCTACAAAGGCGAGGCGACGCGGCTGGAGATCGGCGATCACAACGTGATTCACGAGTTTTGCAGCCTGCACCGGGGGACGACCAAGGGCGGCGGCGTGACGCGCATCGGCAGCCACAATCTGCTGATGGCCTATTGCCATGTCGCGCATGACTGTCAGCTCGGCTCCCACATCATCATGGCGAACGGCTCGACGCTGGGCGGGCACGTGCATGTCGGCGATCATGCCACCCTGGGCGCGCTTTCGCCGGTTCATCCCTTTGTGCGCGTGGGCGCGCATGCCTACCTGGGCGGGGGCACGATCACCACCCAGGATGTACTTCCCTTCGCCAAGACCAGCGCCACGCGCGACAACCACGCCTTCGGCGCCAACGCCATCGGCCTGAAGCGCAAGGGCTTCAGCGCGGAGCGGATCGCGGTGCTGCAGCAGGCGTTCCGGATTCTGCTGAACTCGGACCTGAACACGACACAAGCCGTGGAGCGGATTCGCGCGGAGGCGTGGAACGCGGATACGGAGATGCTGGTGGAGTTTATCGAGACCAGCGAGAGGGGGGTGATCAAATGA